In Cinclus cinclus chromosome 1, bCinCin1.1, whole genome shotgun sequence, the sequence TTTCCCTCAAAATACAAGACTGTTTTTCTGCTGAGCAACCTTAGGACAAAACCAAACATATGTCAATGTTAATATGACAAAGTTTACTTTGCAACCACTAGAATAACAAGTTATAATCTTAATGCTTCAAACTAGTAGATGGAAatcaaacaaaagaagaaaactccAACAGAATAACACAGCAGCTGAAATAAAGAAGGCAAGCACAACTTTCACTACAGTTACAAGTCTAATTCTCCATTTACACACATTTAAAGAATCCCCCCAACTACTAGGTTAAAAATACACCATAATAAAGATTGCAGAATCAAACTTCTCAAAAGCATATTTATTtgcatcctgctgcagcagacagTGTGTTTCTGCACCTTCTttggtgctgctctgcactCCAGTGGCTTTCTGGGGCACAACCACCATTTTTTCCAAAGTTTGCACTAAAGTATTAACAGAGCACTACCAAAACACTTTGCAAACGTGCAGAGACTGCCAGCAGGAGTACTGCTCTCTCTCCATATCTGCACAAttagcatatatatataatggTATATATACTGGACATAAATCTCAGGGACAAAATGGACTCAACTGTTGTCACTTCCACTGGGGctgttaataaaaatacaaggaaataAGCCTCTGACTGTGTCTACAGCAGCTCACTTAAATTAGGCTTACCTGACAATAGTGATAGCAAATGAATTGTAGTTAACCCTATGCAATAAGGGAGTAGCTTGGTTATTGTAAAAGCAGTGTCTGTAGCATGACAATGCACTGTGAACACTGCAAAGGTGTCCAGAGCCTTCCAATAGAGCAGACTGCAAGtgccagtgctgagcacagccagcttCAAGAGCCATGTGCAGCTGAACAAGTTTTCTACCCAACCCTACACCGCACAGTGACGTTTGGGAAGACAGCACAGGACACTCCAGGCTCTGCATGAGGACTGTGCACAGCACGGCTGCAGTGCTACAGTGACCCTGCCCACTGCACTTGAGGTTCTGTGGGACAGAGAAGATGCACAACTCATAAATTGCACATATCCGTGATTAAAGTGCTCCGGTTTCCAAACCCATTTGGCCATTGCACTGTCATTTGGTCTTAAACCACAAAAACAGACTCATTAGGAGATGGAAAACTACTAAGACATTTGAAGACACTACCCCTGATAACTCAGTAACTTCATTCTTACCAGTATTATGTACTTGCAACTACAAAGACCCCTTATGGGTTTGTAGGTTTTAAAATTAGtggtttaatttaaatatttatttaaaattaaatattgcatCCAGAAATACAtattagttttttaaaatacaagctttcataaaatacaacaaaaatatgttaaaaataataaccaaAACGTTTACATTTTGACCCTTTACACTACTACACAATTGAAATAGGACATTAGGGATGTACAACAAACCACTGATGCCAGATCTTTCAGATAAGATCAGAGTGAGTGTAGCAAGGCAAGGAACAGCTCCAGACTACAACTAAATGAAAGAATATGTAAATACACCTCAGAGACAACACCGATACACCAGGGAACCGTGTACTTGTTTCTAACTTTATCGTTAGTCTGGCTGCAGGGAAACAGCTGCAAGCAATGCAAAAAGCAATGCAAAAAGCTCCAAGCTTTTACTAGCAACCAGGCCTGACCAAACCCCCTGGACCACGAAACCACAGCCCAAACCTGGTTTGTCAGGCATTGAATTCGGTTGTACTTTTGTCCTGAACGGTACATCATTAGCTGCATTAAAAACGAAATACACGTGCAAATAATTTTATCGATATTTTACACATCCAGCTCAACACGGTGCGCACGGAGCTCTGCTAAAGGCTGCTACAATGCTCGTCTCGGCCCAGCCTTAGCCAGCTGCTCCCGGAGTGTTTGAAGAGGCACTGCCGGCACAGATGGAGAGCCAGAGCAGCGGCTATGGGCAGCTGCAAAGACATGACACAGCATCAGCTTTTACTCGGTTAAAAACTGCAGGCAGCCAGTGCATCGCCTTGAACTTCGTTACTGAAAAATCGCATCAGATCAGAAGCAGCTACAAGGAATTTtcacaagagcatgtagtgataggacaaaggGAAATAGCTTCCAACTGAGAGAGCGGGTTTAGATCagataaaaggcagaaattttTCACTCTGAGAATGgagaggcactggaacagattgcccagagaactAGTGGCTACCGCATCGCTCAATCCAGCTTGAATAAAGCCCTGAGCAACCGGATCTAGcgaaagatgtccctgcccacggcaggggggTTGAAGCTGGATTATCTCAGGGTCTTTCCCAGAGTCGCTAACATCAgacccccgcccccccccccccatggcTCCCGTACCTGCGCTCCCGCCGTCGGTGCCGCCTTCGCGCTCAATTGTCCCGCCGCGCTCTCCCGGCAGCCCCACCGGCCGCACCGCGCATGCGCCCTGCGCAGCCTCCCCTTCCCGCCGGGCGCGCGTGCGCCGGGGCCGCGGCGCTGGGAGGGAGCCCCGGACGGCGCTTCCCGCCCTCGGGGCGCTGCAGTGCGCATGCGCAGTGCCGGCCCGCGGCGCCTGTGCCACTCACAGCATGGCGGAGCGGCTGCCCGCCGCGCCGCCGTCAAGGGGGGGTGGCCGCAAAGGGAGCTTCGGCTTCGCGACAgcgagcggcggcgggcggggtgagtgagcggggccgCGGCCCCGAGCGGGTCGGGGGTGAGGGGCGGGCggggcagtggggctgggccCGGGGCGGGAGGTGCTGCGGGGCTTGTGGGGCCCTGTGCCGGGCTGACGGCGGCATCATCGCTGGTGTGTGGGGAAGGAAGCGGGAAGGGTGTGTGCAGCTGTAAGGCTGTTTGTCACTGCCTAAGGCCGCGCAGCTGCTGCGTCTTGATGTCGGGTCGCTTCTCCAGATGTTTCCAGGCCAGCTCTGTGACCAGGATCGTTGCCCCTCCCTGAAGCGCCTTCCCAGGCTGGATCCGGAGGCCTTTCCCGTTACCTGTATAAAATTCCCCCTTCCCACAGCTCGAGGGGAGAGCGCTCCTGTCACCCTGATCTTGGCTCGGGGTGGCAGAGCccggccctggcacagcctcgAAGGTGGTCACAGAATTAATTAGGGTGGAAAACGCCTCTGAAGTCATCAAGCCCATTCCAAAGGCTGActaccctttctgtgaagaaatttttctgcGGTCCACCCTGAAACCCAACCCCCGGCACAGCGTGAGGCGATGTCCTCTCATCCTGGCGCTGGTCGCCTGGGAGGAGAGACCAACCCTCACCTGGCCACAGTCTCCTTTCAGGTGGACCCATAAGGTCCCCTctgagcctctttttctcaAGGCTAAGTAGCTCTCTCAGCCGCTCATGATAGGAGTTGTGCTCCAGATCCTTCACCAACTCCACTGCCGTTCTCTGGACTCTGGTTTGTGCAAGGCAAGTCATGGATGGCGCTGTTCCAAGTAGGTTTTGCAGGACAGCAAATGTTGTACAAAAATGATCTTTATCAGGATAGCTGTAGTAGTTATGTGGTTCCTGGTAAAGGCCTTAAATTGTCTCATATTTTTTATGTAAGCATTTTTGACAAAAATCAGTTGTTTGCATCAGTGTAAGGTGGTGTTGCTGTTCATTTATTCTTACCCTCTGTTCCTTTTCTCATACACGAATGTTCCTCAGACTCCCCAGCATACCAGTCTGGGGAGCTCAGCTGAGGGAGTAGCTCTGTGGCATCCTGGACCACGgactgctgctgcctttctccCCTTTCTGCCCTGGATGCAGTTTCTTATCCCTGGTCATGCCCTGCTTACACTGTCCCTAGAGCTTTTGCTGAGCCATCTACAAAAAGTTCTATCCTAACAAATCAGGCATAGTTGTCTGTATGGTGAGTTGCATGAGCCAGTTCAGGAAAGTGGAAAATTAAATGTTCTCACTGATTCAAAAGAAGAGGTGGAGGGGGGTGGGATGCACATTAATTTGTGAATAGATAGGCTTGGGCTACTGTAAGAAAACTGCCAAAGTTAATTATTTTCCCCCAGTTCAGTCTTAAAACAGGTCAGTTACTGAGAGTGATGCATCAAGTGCCTGAGAAGCCACTTGTACAGTTACAGTTAAAGGGGTGAGTCTGCCTCTTTGGACATTGGTGCTGGCTTGAACTGGCATACAGTGTCAGAGTGGCAAAAAATGTACTAAAATATTGCTTCTGTATAGCAGGATTTAAAGCAGTGTGTCTTTGTGAAAATAAAGGCTAAAGAAATGTCATGCCTTAGTGTCTCCTCATCCCTGGGCCCTGCATAGACTCTGTTCctccagcatttctgaaaatgctgtcTTAGCTGTGCACATCTGTAGTTCTGTCATGGTTCACTCCAGCCTTTCAGAcagttatgttttgttttgtcacatggaaaagaagcattttttaaaaaatcagaagctATTGCAGATGAAAAAATGAAGATCACCAATTTAATTTCAGTGTCCTGACTTTCACAGTGGAATATCTTTGATTAATGCCAGACAGCTAGCAAGCTATGTGATGATGTTGTTGGGAACTACATCACACCTGTATTCTCCCTGTTATCATATCGTCACCAAATCTCTGAGGGCAGTGAAGTCCAATTCAAGGCTGATTTTGGATGTGCATCTGCCTGGCAAACAATGTGGGATAACAACTGTTGAAAAATTGCTTGATACCTGTGAAGTCTGGAGGAGATTTTTGCTTGTCCAGAACTGCAGGGCAGATGAAACATGTGGaacaataaaaagcaaatagCATGTCATAGTTTGTGTGCTCTCTCtcccaaacaaagaaatctGTGCACAATGATACCCTTACAATTTATGCACCACCACCCTCCACCCTCACCTGCTCTTcacctggcccttttagtccagTGGTGATTTTTGGTCTGGAGCCTTCTAGCAGCTTATTGGATTCTCTCTCCTTGTCCATGAAGGCAAGCTATTAAGTGTTCTTATCTTGAGTTGCAGCTTCTGCTGATGACCATGAGCTCCTTATCTTCTGGTTTGTGCTACTTGTGCACCTGCTCCCTGGTAGAGCATGGGAAACCAAAATAAAGTCCCAGGCTTAGGATAAACATTACTTAGCAACAACTAAAACATTGGTGTGTTGGCAGCATTCTTCTCATTCTAAAGACAAAACACAGCTCTGTAGCAGCTACTGGGAAAATTGCTAAGGAAATTAACTCAGTTCCAGCCAAAAGCATGTCTAGGCAAAAGTCCACAGCTTTCAGCCTAAGGCTTGCAGCAACCCAAGCTACATATGCTAAGCAAATAGATATAAGTAAACAGCGTTCTAAATCACAAAATATTATAATTCTAAGTGACTTACTCTTTTTAGAAGTTACTTGCTTAAGCTAAGCAACTGATGTCTctcagtaaaataatttaatttctacatGCAATCAAAAAAGGAGTGTTACAATTGTATTATGTGAATTGTAGTAGAATTGGGAAAATAAGTTTTGAGGCGAAATGAAGGAGAGAGAAGTTTCTGGGGATaagcagaagctgaaaattACCTCATTTTGTAGTGAAGATACTGGGTAAAGTGATCTGTACTGCTAAAGTGCATGACATTCATCAGATGCTCTCCCTCTGCTTATCTCTTGACTAAGGGCATGTTTTGAAGTtgacaagaaaatgaaatatctcTGGTTCTTCAGGTCAGGAAACTTCTACTTCAGGAAAAAGTCTGTGACTTCAGTAACAGCTGTTGTCATAGGTCCCAGATCCGTGGCCACAAGGGCTCTGGTGCTCTGTTGTGCTGCTCCAACATGTGTCTTGAAAATGTGCTGAAAAATCCCCTTTgattgtattttttcctcaaagttCCCAACCACTCTTCATTTGAACTCCAATTTGGCTGGGGTtttatatatccatatatatttatatacagaGGCATAtgtatgtaatatatatatatatattgttgTTTCTGTTGCACTTCATTTCTCTGATAAGCACAAATAAAGTTTTTGTTCCCCATTTGGTAAAAATACTCTTTCCTGCATTCTGTTAGTGTTCAAACTTGCTAAAATAAGCGGAAGAGTGTCTTGAAGACTTAAAGGCCTTGGGGACTAGCAGTGTTTGTGCAAAATGTAGCTCACAGCATCCACAATTCCAATAGAACAGAAACTCTAGGACAGTAAAAGTACTTAGTTTTGCTCTCTCATCTGTCCTTGAAAGTTTTCTAAAGGCAGAATCCTCTGGGATccaccaaaccaaatcaaagtGTTAGGCTTACAGTTCATATTATCAAATCTATATGTGCTGTTTAAGTCCTCTAGCATAACTTAAGGGGTTTAAGTAATGCCATCTTTTATGGTGTTTTAAGTGAGCAACCCTAGTTATACTACATATCACAGCAATGGTATTTGCCAGTACAACAAATTTTGCTCTcatagttttgtttttcaaatgagctgtctgtcctgactGGATAAGAGCAGGTAGATAATGAACTTCCATCTTTTTGAGGAGTATAATTTTACCAGATTTCAGTTGCTACTTTTCAATAATACTGATTTCTGTTGTCTTCATTCTTGCAAACAAAACAGGCTTCAGAATTGGTTATCAGCAGGGTGTTCAGTTTTGTGATAAATAGCTGCATCAGTAGTAATTGAAACAGAGACTGATGTTATTTTCACCCTAATCTAGTCAGTTCTCCTGTATTGAATTGTAGGTTTTCAGTGGCTTGCTTTGGAAAACTTAGTTTTAATGGGCTGTTAGGACAGCATCTATTCAGTAGCTGGCTTGTTAAACATAGGACTCAGTAACTTAGGAAACACTACTGAGCCTTACTCTTTCtaactctttttttctcatagGCATAATAAAGCAGTGAGGAGAAACTGAAGGAAGTATTACATGCATTACTGATCAGAAAACTGTTTCTGAAGTATTTGGGCAAACTACATCTACATGTAGTAAAATCTGCAAAGGTAAGATatcttccttttctattttatttggaaaaccTCACAACTAATAAAAGCCTCTTTCACGAGTCTCTGTGTGCTTACAAAAGTAACTTTGTAAGTCAAGGAGCAATGTGGAGCctaaaacttattttttgaGTGAGTTCTATGGAGGCTTAACAAATTCCACACGGTTTTTCATTATAGGATTTAGATGAAGGCAGATTGCCCATTAGTTCTTCTTCACGAATCTTTCAAATCCATTCAAAAGCTTCTCAGTTTTATAAAATAGATCATGTAGGAAAAAACAGTAGCTCTTCATTATTTCAGGGTTAGCTGCAGTTTTGGCTTCTTTTACTTCCTGAATATTAAGTATGTCATTAGGCATGTGGAGATTTCATGCTGTTCCTTCTGAAATGGAGGTCTACAGTGAGTGAGCAATCTTTTTTTCAGTATGAAAGCAACATCTTAAGTGATGTGCGGTTCATAAATCCAGGATCTGCTAGCTGAAACTGCCACAGCTATTGTCAGTAAAAACACCATTTTGTAAGTTTGTTAGGCATTACATGAAAGGTATTAAAATGTAATGCCTAACATTTACATTTGAACCTCTATTATGTTTCTGCTTCATGTAGAATTCATGTAAATAGAAACTCTATGTTTCACAGTGGCTGCTGCAATTATGTTCAATAACAGCTTTCAGAAGAAGTGCAGCTCAACTGTGCCAAAGTCTTTGCTTGCAGAGTTCAGAATATCTTATAGAAAATTGTAATTCTGACATCCAGCAGTAAAATTCTCAAATTCCCACTTAAATCTGAAAGTCTCCAAAGTGTGCAAATGTTTATTTGCATTCACACGTTCACATCTTTATTCAGGTTAAGGTCTCCATGTTTTTAGAATTGCTTTCAGGCCTCTTTGTGGATCTACCCATACAGATTCAGCAAGAagattgctttatttctgtttgtggtTTTTGAATAGGTTGAAGGTGTGGAGAGCATGGGTTATGATATTGAGCGCTTCGTGGGCTATGTCAATGAGGGGCTGTTGTGCTCCATCTGCCGAGACGTGTTAGAAGATCCACTGCAGGCTCCTTGCGAGCACGCTTTCTGCACTGCCTGTATCCACGGGTGGCTTGTTCATCACAGTAACTGCCCTGAAGACAGACAAGTGATTGATGTGTCTCTGCTACGACCTCTCTACAGGTATCCAACAATCTTGCTGTGTGTTGAAATTACTTGAATTTAGGACTTCCCAGTTTTGCTTGTACAGCTTCATCTCCTGTTGATACTGTCACTGAGATTGTCTTTATCCAGTATGCCGGTGGTAGACACCAACTACTTACATAGGAAGCACTggcattttctgtttattataACTAACTTTTAGGGTGTTAGGatttcaaaactgaaagaacACTTAGTTTGTTCTCCTCCTTTTTATATCTTGAATGCTGATTCTGGATACTTGTCTGGATATTATTCTGAATGTTCTTTATGGTATCAAAACTTTTCCGTACTTTATTTTAGAGAAAGCAAGCAAAGCAGCTCTTAATGACAGTCGCTACACACCCTAtatctcttttcatttttagcTAGATGCTGTAGTGAGGTTTGTAAAGGGCAATTTCTGGAGATATGAACCAAACTTCTTcaaattctttttaaagattATCTTTAGACATAGGAATATCTATTGTGAACCACCTTGTCATGTAAATtgttttcacaaaaataaaacttctatAAATAAATGGTCAGGCATTGGACCATATGATTGTTTTTGGTCCTTTCCAAATAAACTATTCTATTTTGAACTGTTAATTCCTGCTAGTGTCAGCACAAAACAGTTTCAGTAGTAGACACTGCTTGCTGTTTAACACTTGCATTATCTAATCTTGCTCAGATTAATAGTTATGTATTAAtgttatgtatttatttatctagCTACAGTAAATTTAACTTTGTTAGTACTCACATTGTAATTTATCATTAATAAGATTTTACTATCTGGAAGTCAACTATAGCACAGACAGAGCACTAGTGTTTGATTTTTAGATGGTTTCATCTGTACTCACTGAAGTCCTTTAGTTTGGCATGTTTAGAAACACAGATCTTAATTGGCAAGAtcacaattaaaaattattcaaaaataaagatttcaTTTGCACTTTTAAATGTGGAGACTGAATTTTccattaatgatttttttctttcaagctgTTTTTTACTGATATTGTCACtggaattctttaaaaaaataaataaattaagctAGTTACAATTTTTCCTAATGGAGATTagaacttgcttttttttccccaaaagttgaaaatacaaatttttcaATAATGTTCCCAGATTTAAGAGcaaattcttttctttgcatGTAGATATATGAAAAATGATTTAAACCGTCTTCAGCTACATTGCAGAAACAGAGAGTATGGCTGTGAAATGGTTTGTTCTCTGGAGTCTATAGACAGGCATGAAAGGGAGTGTGAGTACAGTCAGATACCTTGCTCCAATGCTGGTGAGTAACATTCATAGAAGTTGAATCCTTTCTATTTTAAACAACACATTTGTCATCTTCTCATCAACAGAGCTGCAATAATgggcattattttctttttattttttcatatttgaacAGAAATTCAAAGCCTTGGCATGATCTACTCTTTACAGCAGGGTTTTTTAGCAAAATATCATAGTAGTTTATGGCAGTCACAATGATTAGCAACTGTTCCTTatccaaaaacaaaccaaaatggATATGTTGAACTTCAAATGTACAAAAATGTAATAGTGCATTGGTTTTGCTTTCTGACAAGTTCTGAGTTCGTTTTCCAGTTCTGACTGCATGTTCTAATGTTTGAATGAATGCAGTAGCCCCTGCAGAAGACCTAGGGGTCATAATTTATGTATAAAACACCTGGCTGCCTGGTTCATGTGCAGCTGCCAACTCCGTGACATGGTTTTAACAAGAATGTATCTTGGAAATAAGAATTATTCCAAGCTAAATTCTGGTTAGAGTTGTTCATGTTgaggttttatttaaaacaaggCTACGCCTCCTGAGAAAGAAACGTGCATCTAAAAAGGAGGATACTGTAAAATTTCCCAGTTAGTTTCATTTGAAATGTTGTATATTCCTAGATAAAGTTAATTTCTAATTAATGATGCTAAGGGCATATTGAGTCTGCCATTGTAATTAATTATGAGATGATTAAGATACTAGAATTGCTCTGCTGGAAGATATAATTTCTCTCAGAAGTGGCTTCTGCAGATGCTTGATTCACCTCTGCTACTTCCTACAGGAACAGTAATGTTTTACAGATTATGTAGTTTACAGTGTTTTACAGATTTATGTTTGCATACCACACTGGGCATCTGGTGTTTGGAGTATGAAGGCTCTTACATCCCTGGAGCTCTTTCCCAAGAATACAGAGAGTGTATTTTGAGTAGCTCAATTACAAATCATTATATTTATTAGAAGAGCTCTTCTAGAGGGCTAATTTGTCATTTTCTAGCATGGTTTGTTAGGAAGTTTCAATACTCCATTGTTTCAGTTTCTTAAAATGTATATTCTCTTCAAATTAAATGCAAGTGTGTATTTCAACAAAGTGAGCCTCAAAGATTAAACTACAAACTTCCTAAGTTTGACTTCTTCATAATTTATGACTAGAAACTTCAAGTTTAGAGTGTTACGTTTAGCAATAATTTATATattgcttatttttaattctttaagtTTTACTTTTAATCACTACAGAGCTGCAAAGTTTGTATCCCAGAATTTCTGTGTAAATATTTATATCTTTGTATGAGTTATTAAGTgttcataaataaatattctaacTTTTTTATATGGTCTAGTACATTATGGACAAGACCAACAAATTCTCTAGAAAACAAGTTTACATTCCATCTCTTTACTACATCTTTGGACTTTTCCCTATGTTTGATAGCTTAATACTTTTTTTCACGTGTGTATTCTTTATTGATTCTGGTCATTGCACAGGCAAGCTGCTAGTGTCTTAGCTTTGCATCAGGATTGTCACTACTGAAGTTGATTTAATGCCAGACCAGCAGTAGAAGACTTTACAGAAAATACCTCCTTCCAACCTTTCAGTATTTCCAGTTAATGGATAAGTATCTTAATAAGACCTTTAAACAGCGTTGTGTTAGTAGCTACGTATGTGTGACTTCCATATTTCATATCCTAAAGAAATCACTTTCCTCAGCTTCCTTTCCTAAGTGTTTTTGTTTGGAATGGCTCAGAATGCTTTTGTTGTAAATGGCCGCGTTGCCTCTGTGTCCCTTGCTCAGGTTGTACCGTGCAGGTCGAGCGGCGTAACTTGGACGGGCACCTGGCGGTGTGCGAGTACCGGAGCCGGGAGTGCCCCAATGGCTGTGGCTACACCATCCTCAGCGCAGAGGACACGCAGCACAACTGCGTGGCAGAGCTGAGAACCGAGCTGGAACTGCTTCGGTACaaatcttctctttctctcctggcTGTGTTGGGCTGGGCTTAAAATCACTGCATGAAGCACTTTGAAATACTAGCACTGGATTCTGGTATGTGTTAAATACACCATTAATTACTTGATGCTAACAGACCAGAATTTTATTATGTGTCAGCGTAGACTTCAAATTCTTACGGTTTTAATtctgttgttggggttttttccaagTTACAATACATCTTAAAATACCGTTGCTTCCAGTTGAACAGAACTGCGAGCTTactatttaaaattacaaaaaaaaaccctaagaaaactgaaattggcaatttcatttttctattgGCCTGTTGTAGACACAAAGTCATATAATGTAATAGTTgtctttagttttgttttttacagatCAAGGAGATAAAAGTCTGTAATTATTTTGGCAGGTACAGGTAGATTCAACCACTGAAGGtctaattttgattttttttaagtcctgaTAGATTAACAATCAGTGAATGTGACTCTTCTTACCAGCATCCTTGTTTTCCTCTTACGTATGTTTCTGTAGCTTTCCCTTTTCATTATATTCCAgttggaccttttttttttatcccactCATGCTCCTTTCCATTTGTGTCTTTCAGCCCCTAAGTGTTGTGCTTTTGAACACTGCTGTGAAGTCAGGTTCAAATATGGTTTAAATGCATTGAGACACAAGGGATTCTGCTAGCTGGTTTCGGAACTCAAAAGGTTAATGTAGTGCCATCTGGTTTTGGCTGTGGAGCTTTGTGAGTGACAAGGCTGTAACAGTTCACTGCATACTGTCATGTAGTGTCCACCATAAAAGTGAACAAGATTACACAGGACCATGGAATCATTTAGAGTGGAAAAGAGCTTTAACATAATTGACAGGCCCAACACTAAACTGTGTCTGTAAGTGCCTACCGTGTCCACACACTCAGGCTATCTCACTTCCTTACATGTTCAGCAGTATTACAGGATTCAGACTTTTTATCTTGGATGCCTGTATTTCATAACACTTCGCAAGCACATACTGtaggaaaacagcagaaaatcaCTTAAAGTCATGAATGCACCTTCTTGAGCTCATGGAATTACTTGAGGAATATGATATGATTGTCCCTCTGTAGGCTTCTCATGGGTACTTTAGTGCCCCTGGGCACAGTGCACTTCTTTATGccagttttcttgttttgtcttgtttgtttgtttggtgtttttttgttgttgttttgtttgtttggtttgttttttaattaataaatcaTGCCTCTACGGGGGCATCCTGTAGAGTTTGATGGGAATCAGCTCAGTCTGTTTGGCAGCAAGAAGGCTTTCTGGATTTTGAAGAGCATTCTTTTCTATGCTTACAAGACTTAACAAGGAGAAATAAACTTTTTAGGTCAGAAATGATCTGCAGAGTGGAGGAGGCAAAACATGAGATGGAGTCAAGGTTAGACTCACAGAGAAGGCATATGGTTCAAAAAGAGAGTattctgcaaaatgaaattgAAGAACTAAAGGTAAATACAATcccttttttttactttctcttaACAGTCTaactttttgcttttcctggtaGCAGTTTCTTAT encodes:
- the LOC134042606 gene encoding RING finger protein 151-like, which produces MGYDIERFVGYVNEGLLCSICRDVLEDPLQAPCEHAFCTACIHGWLVHHSNCPEDRQVIDVSLLRPLYRYMKNDLNRLQLHCRNREYGCEMVCSLESIDRHERECEYSQIPCSNAGCTVQVERRNLDGHLAVCEYRSRECPNGCGYTILSAEDTQHNCVAELRTELELLRSEMICRVEEAKHEMESRLDSQRRHMVQKESILQNEIEELKSQMSRMMSDVRSLMAAERQHRQELEQAELEKRELMELLKGLQKDCRLTTTEGSRKSNFRPLTRLESVKRKPREVTVI